Proteins from a genomic interval of Trifolium pratense cultivar HEN17-A07 linkage group LG6, ARS_RC_1.1, whole genome shotgun sequence:
- the LOC123891230 gene encoding small polypeptide DEVIL 3 yields MSSSDSNMKGSKKKVSCKKLGGYLKEQKGRLYIIRRCVVMLLCWHD; encoded by the coding sequence ATGAGTAGTAGTGATTCAAATATGAAAGGCTCAAAGAAGAAGGTATCATGCAAAAAGCTTGGAGGGTATCTCAAAGAGCAAAAAGGAAGATTATACATAATTAGAAGATGTGTTGTTATGCTTCTATGTTGGCATGACTAA
- the LOC123889831 gene encoding transcription factor DICHOTOMA-like yields the protein MFPSTYCSLGPYPCYNPNSSSSSHSYPPFTFLTPDQNVSSNNTTNNNNNNINTFLHDPTISIPYTQTTHHHHVPINPETVTNWAVADYAAMLKQDLSGTSHYGSISNLLAKKPVKKPVKKDRHSKIHTSQGLRDRRVRLSIEIARKFFDLQDMLGFDKASNTLEWLFNKSKEAIEELTRSKNNIGSGDDDDDRSFSSSSSDEGDEEVRKMKRAQKESSKMKDSKEKSRTRARERTTEMMIQDLKEKYPENVQNQQILHQLMPNDEESSKSLQRDDIFNFIEESIVIKRKLKKSSHHHHHHQQNNLMIPKETSFDQNSDCHDSPMLSPNWDANNNNSTSGRSNFSAISRMNLSSGLQIFGKSWEDCNTSPNRY from the exons ATGTTTCCTTCTACTTATTGCTCTTTAGGTCCTTACCCTTGTTATAATCctaattcatcttcttcatcgcATTCATACCCTCCTTTTACTTTTCTTACCCCTGATCAAAATGTTTCTTCAAAcaacaccaccaacaacaataacaacaacatcaatACTTTTCTTCACGATCCAACTATTTCTATTCCCTACACACAAAcaactcatcatcatcatgttcCAATTAATCCTGAAACAGTAACAAATTGGGCTGTTGCTGACTACGCCGCAATGTTGAAACAAGATCTAAGTGGTACTTCTCATTATGGTAGTATCTCAAATTTGCTTGCAAAGAAACCGGTTAAAAAACCGGTGAAGAAAGACCGGCACAGCAAGATTCATACATCTCAAGGTTTGAGAGATAGAAGGGTAAGACTTTCGATTGAGATAGCGCGAAAGTTCTTCGATCTTCAAGACATGTTAGGGTTTGACAAAGCTAGTAACACACTTGAATGGCTCTTCAACAAATCAAAAGAGGCAATTGAAGAATTAACTAGAAGCAAGAACAACATAGGTTCCGGTGATGATGACGATGATCGTAGCTTCTCTTCTTCGTCTTCTGATGAAGGAGACGAAGAAGTAAGAAAGATGAAAAGGGCACAAAAAGAATCTTCAAAGATGAAAGATTCAAAGGAAAAATCAAGAACAAGAGCAAGGGAAAGAACAACTGAGATGATGATACaagatttgaaagaaaaataccCTGAAAATGTTCAAAATCAACAAATCCTTCATCAATTGATGCCTAATGATGAAGAAAGTTCAAAATCACTTCAAAGAGATgatatttttaactttattgaggaatcaattgtgattaaaagaaagttaaagaaatcttctcatcatcatcatcatcatcaacaaaacAATTTGATGATCCCTAAGGAAACAAGTTTTGATCAAAACAGTGATTGTCATGACTCTCCAATGTTATCACCAAATTGGGATGCTAATAATAACAATTCTACTTCTGGAAGATCCAACTTTTCTGCAATATCAAGAATGAATCTATCATCAg ggCTTCAAATCTTTGGAAAATCATGGGAGGATTGCAATACAAGTCCAAATCGATATTAG